AATTTCTGCGATTAAATTGggaatttgtaaataatacataagtagttagtttttgtttaaaagccaaaaatatataacatttaaagAGCCCCATTCTTTACGTTTTGTCAACAAAATAttcttagtttaaaaaatttctcaTCATATCGCAGAGATATTAGCACTGAAAGACGCTTTTGATTATAAATGAAGGAAAAGGTAGTTTAAAGATCCCTGAAAATAAAGAGTCATTGTTccctaaataaaaaacaaagatttTCTACTCAATggataatattattaatggAAATTTGTGTGATTGGATAGGGAAATTTGGAATATTccataattaaaatgatttacatAATTTGTAACACAACAAACTACCCATTGAAGACTTTGTTTGGCGTTTGCTGAATAATCTAGTAATTGACAGTTAACTTtgttgtataaaatataaaaatgtaaatatactGGTAGttttacagaaaaaaatacgaatcttttaaaaagtaattttcacTTGTTTATCTctcctaattttttttttatttttaaaaatgttgttaaccAGTTTTAACACATTAAACGTCGATTTTAAGAGCTCAGTTTCCTCTGTGTGACTTAAGTCTTTTCAGCAACCAGTTCGCAATTGTATTGACGAAAATTTAGATCTTTAGTATCATATAGACGAagtaatagatttttttttagtgtataCACATGTGTAACTGCTCCAACAGGTATCTGTATGGCAATCAGTATTCAAACTATCTCTGCTTGTGTACACATCTATGTGAGCCCTAAATCCTTTTGTTGTCTTTCAGTTCTTGCAAATCCCTTCATTCTAATGCTGTTGGGCTTAGCTAAAGTGtatttgtgttgtgttttttgtttgcgtCTTTGGCAGAAGGGTAGGAAAAAGTTTTTGCGGATTTTGGTTATTGAAAATGCGTATCTTTGACTTTAAGaatcgttttaattttaagggaAAGCTGTTTCATAAGATACACAGTCGtaattgtcaaaaaaaaatttaattttccttaaataaaaaaaattctatctataaatatttattttgcttaacATATATAACAcgttcttttaaatataaagagGAATCCGCAACCATTTTTCTTGCGCTTAAGCTTTTTCTGCTTCATCTTGTATTATCCGCTCCTTTTATTTGGCCAGGCTTAGCCGCCTCTTTTGGCACTACAAGATTAGATTGAAATTGCTTTTGTGCCTTGAAAGGATTTTATTAGGCCAAGCTAATATCGTTTCTTTATTGCGCACGTTGCCAAGGTTAACAGCTGCGCGCTACCAGCAAACCAGGGgcataataaatgtttatttatgtatagAAAGAACTCAGTTTTATTCGCTTATTTTGAATAATGCGTATACGCCACGTGCTCAAAAAAACGTTAGCCCTAAACGGACAGGAACACTTGAAAATTGTGTAAATTATAGTAATCTGTTAGTGGCAATAcatatgttaaatatttggtttttattttatttattatgacaAGTTGTCAATAATCAGGACGGTGTAAAAAGTcacgttttatttataaaacaaggTTTGAAATTACGATTAAACGTTGCAAATCTGTAGTTTTTCCGACGAACTGTGGCTTGCGAAGGGTGCTGGTTTGGCTTATTATCTATAATGAGTGCCGACCGGTTGTGAAAGCTCCAGTCTTGCCCAGCCAGTCTAACACTAAAGCCATGCGTTGCCTAGCTCTGATCGCACTCTGTCTGTTCGCTCTTTTGGCCCTGACCGCGGCCCAGGAGCCCAAGGCCTTTTGCCCATGTCCTCGCAACTATGATCCTGTCTGCGGATCGGACTCCGTTACCTACAGCAACCTGTGCGACTTGAACTGCGCAGCGAAAAACCAAGGACGTGAAATTACGGTCGCTAAGAGTGGAAAGTGCTAGTAAGCGGAATATGGAAATCAAACTGGTTGTAACCGATACACATGTACAATGAAAAGTGAGAAATAAATACTTGGCGATTgtgaaaaaatgtgtaaatacATTATAATATTCTAGCTAGGGCTCAGCTTTTAGTGTACTTATATAAAACTTGGAAAACATTTATGCATCTACAAATAAGGTTCTAAAAGGGaattttaactatttcttTTCCATTCCTAAGCCTCTGCAAAACTTCaaacttgtttatttactttagatttttttcaagtggtaaaataatactttaactaaaatgaaaaatagATTACTTTCCTTGTGGAACTCGATTTCTATGTATATTCTTTTGATGTTTCTGTTATTGACCCAATTGTTTAACGACTTTTCTTGTTGGCTTGGATTctatttaaacaaatgttgCCATAGATTTAGCAAAGCAAATAAggcaacaataataataaaaagtcaAACCAGGGCTGCGTACATAAATTGGGGTCGCCTGGTTCTGTAATTGAAAGTAACCACagtaaaaatatacattttttaataaacaaaactattttttattttttttttgtcaggcTAAGAAACTTACCATGAAAAAGGTTAAATATTGTCAACAATGCACCATGACTCATAATTCATTAAGGTTATAAACATTTgtgaacttaaaataaaaatatataaatatatttattttcaatgcaAGTTTATAGTTTGCTTAGTGCcttcaatattaaaatcgtatttaCCGAGTAATAAAAAAGCCTTACAGCTCTTTAAAACATTGTTTACCTTACTCAAAACACTGTAAAAGAAACTATGTTAAAAACTGTAACACAACTTTAAGGTATGActcataaattataaatttccaATGCGTGCATGGCATTCTTGGGTATCTTGAACCACCAACCACCTAAACCAACCACTCGATACTATCAGATTCGCAAATCGCTGCAAAAATAGTTATAAGTTTTTCCCAGTGCTGCGCCATATACGATTCGTATTTGCGATAAGGTGTTGAAACGCTATCAATTGCAATGCCAAATGCTCTGGCTGATAAGctgatttatttctttatattcCACATTGATGATTAATACAAGgcacatattttatttgatttaatatatttctgGATGTTTCTTTGGTTTGTTGCAATCGGGAATTTTGGACTAGCAGTTTCCGGATCTAAGTATGCCCATGCTGCGTCCCTGGCGTTCGACTTTTCGGCGCTTGCAATCGAATTCGCAGCGATTGGGATATGTGTTTAGGTCGCTGCCACAAACGGGATCGAAGTTCCTGGGGCAGGGACAGAATTCCTTTTCCGCGACATCATCATCACTGCGAATTGGCGACACGGCGAGGGCCAGGAACAGGCACAGGGCCAGAAGAATGCTCAGGAATTTCATGCTGACGAGGTTAATCCACTTGCTAGACTGATTCGACACTGCTGCTCGACTTCTTTTCCAGACAATGGAGCTTTGGCTTCGATTTGCTCGCTTATCTTATCAGTTATCGGGGTGCTTTGGAGTTGTGAGTAGAGAAGTTTTTATAGTGTGATGACTGGTAGTATGCCGTAGAAATGCGAGCTCAATTAGCCGAGCCTAGTTCCAAGAATTAACCTTGCTAGATATATGCattgcaaattatttgaataatttatggGCCTTAGCCACTGTCAATTCAATTACTTACTTAGCTTATCGCGGAACCAAACACGCAGTTGTTTATagttaagtaaaaaaaaaagctccgcgaaaagctataatttacTCACTTTGCTAAAGAGCTTTTCCCTCTTTTCTCTCTGCCTTCCTATCGGCGATCAGGTGGAAATTTCCCCTCTCTGCAAAACATTTACATACACATTACTCTGCTTTTTTTATATGAGACCCAGTAATTAATGGAACGCCACTCTTTTTGTCAGGCAATTTACACGACGCCGCTGTctcaattcaatttcaattgcaattgccattcaatttcaattagtTGAGCTGCTCAGACCCTGGGGAAATTTGACTAAGTCTTATCCAGTTGTGGAGTAAGTGCCGCCATGCGAGGTCTATTTCTGAGTCTTATGCTCTTGCTCTTTGCCATAGCGACTTCACGGGCCCTCAACTGCCAGCCGTGTAAATTACTGGAGGCCCGCCAGACACATGCAAACCAAACCCACACGCAGCCAAAGTGAGAAAAGTGAGAAAAGAGGGAGGTGGGGGGGAGCGGTAGCGTTGCAAAAAGAATCAGCAGCTTGTTTGGCTAATTAGCAAAACTTACGCACACACAAAGGCACCATCTTATACCCAAACTCGGAAGAAACAACGATTCCGACACTCAGTCTCAGTTGAACACTCGCAGCGAAGTGTAGTGTACCCCCCATAAATCTCATTTGTTTAAGAGATCCACGGAGCAGAAATGAAGTGCCTGGCTTTGGTGGTCGTCATGGCCATTTTGGTCGCCCTCTTTGCGGGATCCTCGGAGGGCAGCTATTGTCCCTGTGACCTCAAAACAAAGGGGTCGGAGGTGTGCGGCTCCAATGGCGTCACCTTCAAGAATCGCTGTGAGTTCGAGTGCACGCAGCGAAATTACAAGAAGCTTGGAAGGATCCTAAACATCCGAAGCGATGGGCCATgcaatttatagaaatttgtcGATTTTGGATACTAATCAAGCATATTTTTCATACGAGTATCAGTGAGTCAGCAGTCTTCTCCAATTTAAATTGGAGTGCTGTgagataatattttaaatttaataaattactatcaaatattatttactctTATCAAACATAAAATCTTTGTTTTAATCTGTTATCAGTAATTACTTTATAGCTGAGAtagtccaaataaatttaaacaaaactcaGTCTTAGCTGAACACCTGCTGGAATAGGACAACGAGTTCCGCATTTTTCTGATATAATAAGGACTTTCACAGCACAAGTATGAAGTGCCAGGTTTTGGTGGCTCTGTTGGGCCTTTCGCTTATACTTTTTGGGGCATCCACGGAGGCCAGCTACTGTCCCTGCAACCTTTTGAAGGCGGAGGTGTGCGGCACCAATGGCGTAACCTACAAAAACCGGTGCTTTTTTGAATGCACGCAGCGGGAATACAAGAGGCTCGGACGAAATCTAAACATCCGCCGGCTGGGATCTTGTCAAGATAATCGCTATTTTTGAGTTAGTCATTTTTGCTGACTCAAAcggatataattaaaaagattaattaactaaatggTCGACTTCTGGTTGCTTAAAACACATTTGAAATGCACACTTGTCAAAACTAGAGATTCCAAGTTGTTGTGTTTAAATCTTGCAAACTAATGTAGcaaataattcttaaatattcgtatatgtatatatttacagGTTCATTGAGTATATAGTTTAAAGGCAGCAGAATTGTTGCACAAatgattaaaatgtttatgaatttatttttgtttacttgttTAATTTCAAAGGTATTATCTAAGTcgtaattaaaaacaaaagcttttCATTCCCATTTTAAATCTGATTCTCGACGAGGCGCATCGGACTGTATTATATGCAAATAACGCCATTCAATGCTAATTAAAAGCTACTTCGAGTGCGTCATCACCTTAGTAAATCAATTGGCGGCATTTGAGGCAGAGCTTGTTGTCATTGACACTTTGGGTGGAGCTGTTTCTCGAAGGCGGTTCTGGCACCGTATTAACAGTCGCCTCACGCACATCAATCAAGTTTATGCATAATTAATCGCTCGCCAGCATTTATTCGGTTTCCTAGGGGATTGCTGATGGCTGGGATGTGATTTATTAACTCTGCACAGCGGCCTGACTAATTGAAGCTCAATACGTGCGACACAAACATCGAAATTGGGTGCAAACAAGCCACCCACTCCACCGGACCAATACAATAGGCCAAGTAATAACAAGACCCACAGCAAGTCTAATAAAGGTAATGCCCACAATTATGCGATGAGGTTTGGCGACTACTGTTGGTTTTATTACAGGAAGCTGACAGCTGCAGCCCGGAATTTGGTTAGCCAGAACGTTATTAAAAAGATAATAACGAACGGGTTGAATCACGGCAGTAAATGGGTTTTATCTCAGGCGGGGTGAGAAGACTCGTCCAAATTAGAGATTATACAACTGACGAGACAAACAAGACAATTCACAATAATAAGTttgcgaaataaaaaaaactaaaaatgacaacaaaattcatgtttgttttaatactaagattttaaatttttgtccaTAAAAggattttatattattacaatgtgcttgaaatttaaaaattttacattttgtttttctatgtTACTTACTTTTTTTACTTACTAACTTACCTTACTATTAAACGATTAGCTGACTTAATTTGTGCATATTAAAGttagtagttttttttattagatatGTAAAAATTAAGAACATTAAGTGTTTTCAATCattcgtttgtttttaatcgTTTTTACTTTTCATTTGGCATTTGCTTTCTTAACGTAGAGAGATGTTAAACAGCCACAATcgttataaaaatatgcaaaagtagccacaaaaatataaaataaaacgaacaATTTGCTGATaacttttttaagtttttttctaTGCTACTTATACTTATTATGTACAAAAGTGAGCCAATACCGAGAGTGTTATATCAGTCAGTGTCTTGACTGACAGCTTATCTAACAGAATCGTAAGTAGATAATATGATAATATTCCGTCAAAAGAGGATTTCCCCGACCACAGCCATAACAATAACAGCAGATAGTAAAGGTTGGATTGGCTGCAATCGGAAAAACAGGCAAGTAAACAGGGATAGATATGCGGAAATTTACATGTGGAACCTACTTATGACAACGACAATCTCTACAGACGACAACAAACCCGAATCGCTCCTGCCGCTGTCGTTGTAATCGATTTGTGATAACAAGTATTTGATAAGCGTAAACGTATTGACATTAAATAGCAGCCCCTCccccaaaataaaaagcaaagagAGAACCCGCCCGATTCAAATTTGTTGATGCTTAAGGGTTGtcaaagatataaaaaatggATTGGGCGGAAAAGAGGAAAATGCGACTGACGAAAAACCGAAGCATATGTTTAGGCGCGTGTGCTAAATTCGTAAATATCTCGGCCCACCGGCTAAGTGGGAGCTGATTTTTAATATGCCAAGCTGTCGAAGCACCCGAAATTTCCAGatatgattaaatatttacataataaaaaatgtaggccgtgtttttatttattcgagCTGGGAGGAGCCCCAAAAGCCAAATTGAAaagtgctttaaaaaaaaaaaagaattcctGCCTCTCAGAATGTTTTAACACAAAAGGCTTCTGCCGCCTCTGAATCTCGTCCTTTAGCCGCGCGAAGGCAATTCAATCAGCGTCGCGACATGAAAGGCAGTCCCCGTTGTCCTGCAAGGAGCCCACAGACAGGTAAGACAGGTGAGTGAGGGCTGGCCCAGTTTGGGGAGACATACGGCGGATTAGCCGAAGCTTCTGAAAGTGGATGCGGATCCCCTAAAACATTTCGCCTTAACTTTTCACTTTCACCCCGCCCTTTTCACCGTGGGTGCGGCCTCCAAATTACAGCTTTGATTTCGCCGGCAAAGGAATCTCAATGCGagcagccacgccccctgtcAAACCCTTTTCATGTCGTGGTGAAAGCTAAGGCTAAATTATGCCGAGTCTGCTGGGCTATAACATAAGTGAAGACTTCTGCACACATTTGTGCGCGAATTTCCAATACACTTTTAGACAGCCAGGAGCACACGCACTCGCAACCGCAGCATCTATAAACAATGGCAGACCTTTGTTGCTgctaaaatgtttaattaagcTGCCAGATTCAGCCTGGTGTAAGTCTGCAGGGGGATTGGCTGAGGGAAGGGGGTTGTGTTCCATTTGGTCACGCAACAGAAGTTGCGGTTGAAAAGCTGATTCGCCGTATAATTAATGGGCGTTTGTGAAGTTTTGGgcctttttattttgataaatacaatataatttgctaaaattttttttaagttggaAGTCAATCTGAAAATCTagaacaaaatgaaaaatctgTTGATtaaatatagtatatatttatacaatcaaccaattaatatattttatattaaaatatggattaaaaattgaattacaaTTGTCTCAGTAATTCttgctaattaaaataaaaggaaaagatacgccaataaaatttaatttaggtCCAAGTCAAAACATCACAAATTGTAAAATCGTTTAGtttctaaaatttaataatttttttttaatatatatatatataaatatatagatttatTCCTTAAAAACATGATgttgaattataaaaaaatgaatgcattcaatttaattgttttcaagaGCATACAATATAtggtttcttttgtttttaaattttatgattaCCCTAAGGCATTGTTCAGTTCCATTACAATTGAGCTGCATGAAGAATgtaatttacttaaatatcGTAGCCAAGTATTGATTTACTTTCGATATTTCTTTCCGTCcgttttatttttcgattgtgTCAactcgaaaattaaaaaaatgttcttctGTTTGGTCAACTGGCCAGTGTAAAAGCTTTGtggaacaaaaaaagtttaagtgtttaattccatttaaacACTCTTCAAAATGCcacaaaaattggtcaaataTTGGAGCGATAAAATCGCCAAGTCAAATAAACAATACCGGAATTGTAATGCCGGGGGGGCAACAGTATAAAAAGCCGGCCAAATTGGGATGATAATAGAAAACAAGCTTGTTTGTTGACCGCGATGGGTGTAGTAAAAGTAGTTTTCGTGTTAATTGTGTGTCTAGTGGGTATCCTGGCCCACAATCATCAGTCCAAAGAGCAGGATGCCAAGTACAATTGGTGGCAGAACGAGGTCTTCTACCAGATCTACCCGAGATCCTTTCAGGACAGTAACAGCGATGGAATCGGCGATCTTCGGGGCATAACTTCTAGGTTGCAGTACTTCAAGGACACTGGTATCACCTCAGTTTGGCTGAGTCCCATCTACGAGTCACCCATGATGGACTTTGGCTACGACATATCAAACTATACGAACATTCAGCCGGAATATGGAACCCTGGAGGACTTTGACGAGTTGATAGCCAGGGCTAATGAGGTGGGCGTTAAGGTCATCCTGGACTTTGTGCCCAATCACAGCTCGAACAAGCATCCCTGGTTCATCAAGTCAGTGGCTCGAGAGCCGGGCTACGAGGATTTCTATGTGTGGGAGGATGGAGTACTCTTGGAGAACGGCACTCGAGTGCCGCCCAACAATTGGCTGTCGGTCTTTTCCGGATCCGCCTGGATGTGGAACGAGGAGCGGCAGCAGTTCTACCTGAGACAGTTCACCTACGGACAGCCCGACCTGAACTACCGAAATCCGGCCGTAATCCAGGCCATGGACGATGTAATGCTGTTCTGGCTAAACAAGGGAATTGCCGGCTTCCGCATCGATGCCATCATCTATATCTACGAGGATGCTCAGTTGAGGGATGAGCCGCCAAGTGGCACCACCGATGATGCCAACTCTGAGAGCTACTTGGAGCACATCTATACCAGAAACCAACCGGAGGACTACGGTCTTCTTCAGCACTGGCGGGAACTGCTGGACAACTACACGGCCAGCCACGAGGGACCCGTGAGAATAATGATGAGCGAGGGTTACGCCTCCGTGTCCCAGCTAATGGAGTACTACGAAGACGCGAATGGAGTTCAGGGACCAGAGTTTCCCTTCAACTTTGACTTTATCACCGAGCTGAATGCCAACTCGACAGCTGCGGACTTTGTGTTCTACATCTCCAGGTGGCTCATCTATATGCCGCATGGTCATGTGGCCAACTGGGTGATGGGGAACCACGACAATCCTCGAGTGGCATCGCGATTCGGTGAGAAGACAGTGGACGCCATGAATATGCTGCTGATGACACTGCCCGGAATTGCCATTACCTACAATGTGTGTGTATGGACACCTATCTGTTTGGGGTTTGCTTTATTGGCTGTACCTTACATTTCAGGGCGAAGAGTTGGGTATGACGGATTACAGGGACATTAGCTGGAGCGATACCGTGGACCAGCCTGCCTGCGAATCTGGCATCGATAACTACAAGTGGGTCTCTCGAGATCCGGAACGCACACCCATGCAATGGAGCAGTGATCCCAACGCTGGATTCTCCACTGCCGATCGCACTTGGCTGCCTGTCAATCCCAACTACAAGGATCTGAATCTTCGCAACCAGCAGCAGGCGAGgcaaagtcactacaagatcTATCAATCCCTTCTGAAGCTAAGACAGCTGCCGGTTCTCAAGAATGGCACCTTTGTTCCAGAAGTAGTGAATCGCAGGGTATTCGTTTTCAAACGGTGAGTACTTATCAAATGTTTCTGAATGTGTAGTAGTGAAATATTAACACtggttaaatgttaaaaaaaagctaagtaaattaaaatcttttgtactttaaatcaaataggaactattttaaatttaattctttctTGTCAAATGTTTCGGAGTGCATAGTGctaaaatgtttacaatgGTTAAAAAATCTAAGTAGTAGTATAGAAATCTTTCTCTAAATCAAAtaggaatttttttaaatgcaatatttttcacattaactaatataatataatgttaatatgcattgtatttaatattatggtttaatattttattaaatagttaaatatattgtgttgaattcaatagtacaatagaatttttaatttaattttatgtttttatttggaagtTATTTTCGAATTGAATTCAGTAATTACTTGAtgcttatatttttacaacatAATGGAAATACCCACACTCGATGGTATCTtaaattaaaccattaaaagctattatttttttcgaatCGTGATATCAAGTATTCCACCTGCTAGAAACTAAAACTAAGCcagcatattttaatttgtctcCTTTTGTTGTCCTGTATaatcaataattaaataattatttgttataaattaattaattattaatcttatttttttctcatcTCATCTGCAGTGAGCTGAAGGGCGAGTACACTCTGCTGACCATCGTAAACGTGAAGAACCGCACTGAAGTGGTCAATATCAGCCACTATATCGATCAGCCTAATCGGCTGAACGTCCTTGTTGTGGGCGTGGATTCGCAGCACAGGGTGGGGGATCGGCTCAAGGCCGAGGCCATCGAACTGGCACCCTACGAGGGCCTGGTCATTCAGCTGAACAAGCGAAAGTAATCCACACACTACTTGGTATTCAACATTAAAgtactagaaaaaaaaactttccaaTTGTCACAGCGGAGCTTTTCTATTTTCGCATTTGCATGTACATCGagttttcatttcgtttaACAACAAAACACATTTCCACTTACATTAGTGCTTCgcatacattttaattgaattgagaGCACTTGGTGTCTGCCCTTTCTCGAATTGAAAGTCGTATTTCATAATTGTCGTCGGGAATTTTTGTTGACCCTTTTGGGGTTAAGGGCAGCTTATAAATGGTggcacatttaattaaatttccctAAGAGAgatgacataaataaattcggTTGCTGATGGACCCTACTTTGTTttgtcaattattttttatataaattgctGTTCAAATCAGCTGTTATGAACCAGATGAGCAAGGTGATTAGTAAGtgattttaaagcaaaaagtgTTATTTTCTGGCGTTATCTCATTTAGTAATTAGTTCTTTTTTGCGctgattttataattatagttGTCAAGAGTAAATTTTTCAATCTTTATATATAGTGGGTTATGTCAAGCCTGAATTATAGCAAACGATTTGTCAAATTACTTTAAGATGCAGGTAAAAAGCGAACACCTATTTTGTCTTTAGTTCATCGTTTTGCAATAAGCGTTATTCATGTATGCATGTGTTTTGTTGGCactattaatatattttgtagtatTTTTATGTAGTGTTgttacattaaattgtttaattaatgatcccttaaatattttgtttaccaCCCTAGCGCTTTATACAGCATGATCTGCTTCAATTGGTTTGTGGATCTAAAGCTTGTGATCAGCTGGTGGCAATCACGTCCACAAAAGCTTTTATTTCAACGCCGGCAGCTGCTAAAAACTCTTAGTTAtgtggaaaattaaaatgctgtTTAGTTTACTCTGATTTCTTTGAGGTGAGCACAGTGACTTTGGTCTAGATCGGTCGACGACAAATTCTATAAAAAGCCTTAAATGCTTCCACCCATCAGCCGCTATAATATACATTTGCTTGTTAAGTGCAATGTGCCGTAAAATTGGGagaaacaattttgtttactcATTTAACTCGCGCcgcaatttgttttgattggAGCTGATAAAAATCTTCCACTGAATAATAGGCTGATAATTAGACAACGACTaatgcaaaaattattttaattatacgGCAGATTCGCTTTAAAAGTGGCTGCCAAACTGGCAAATCGCGAACACAACGAATTGAAAACTTGGCCGAAATGCTCGCTCCACTCATCCAAATCCTTCTTTTTAGTCTGCTAAATTCCGGCTCCACAATGGCCGGTCTGGTGAAGAGCGAATCGGAGGACTTTATCGACTGGTGGCAGCACACGGTCTTCTATCAGATCTATCCGAGGTCCTTCAAGGACAGCAATGGCGATGGCATCGGCGACCTGCGGGGCATCACCTCCAAGCTGCCCTATTTGGCGGACACTGGCATTAGGGCCACTTGGTTGAGTCCCATTTTCCAGTCGCCCATGGTCGATTTTGGCTACGACATATCGGACTACAAGCAGATCCAGCCGGAATATGGCACCATGCAGGACTTTGATGAGCTCATTGACACCGCCTACGAACTGGGCATCAAGGTCATCCTGGACTTTGTGCCCAATCACAGCTCGGATCAGCATGAATGGTTCAAGAAGTCCGCTGCCAGGGAGCCTGGCTACGAGGATTTCTATGTGTGGGAAGATGGCATCGTGCAGGAGAATGGCACTCGAGTTCCTCCCAACAACTGGCCATCGGTTTTCTATGGTTCTGCTTGGGAGTGGCACGAAGGGCGCCAGCAGTACTACCTGCACCAGTTCACCAAGGAGCAGCCCGACTTGAATTTCCGAAATCCCAAGGTAGTTCAGGCCATGGACGATGTGATACTCTTCTGGTTGAACAAGGGCGTGGCTGGCTTTCGTATTGATGCAGTGAATCATCTCTTTGAGGATGAATCTCTTAGGGATGAGCCGTTAAGCGGCAAGTCCACGGACCCTCTGTCCTATGAGTACACCAAACACATCTACTCGAGGGATCTGCCCGAGGTCTTGGAAATGGTTCAGCATTGGAGGAAACTTCTGGAGGACTTCAGTGCCAAGCACCCCGAGAAACCCACACGCATCATGATGACGGAGGCTTATGCCGGACTCACCCAACTGTCGGACTACTACGAGGACGCCAACGGGGTACGGGGCTCCCATCTGCCCTTCAACTTCCACTTTATCACGGACGTCAAAGGCGACTCGGATGCGCGTGACTATGTCTACAACGTGGAGAAGTGGCTGATCTACATGCCGCGCGGGCACGCGGCCAACTGGGTCATGGGCAACCACGACAACCCGCGGGTCGCCTCCCGATTCGGTTC
This genomic stretch from Drosophila gunungcola strain Sukarami unplaced genomic scaffold, Dgunungcola_SK_2 000001F, whole genome shotgun sequence harbors:
- the LOC128262737 gene encoding maltase 2-like isoform X4, translating into MLAPLIQILLFSLLNSGSTMAGLVKSESEDFIDWWQHTVFYQIYPRSFKDSNGDGIGDLRGITSKLPYLADTGIRATWLSPIFQSPMVDFGYDISDYKQIQPEYGTMQDFDELIDTAYELGIKVILDFVPNHSSDQHEWFKKSAAREPGYEDFYVWEDGIVQENGTRVPPNNWPSVFYGSAWEWHEGRQQYYLHQFTKEQPDLNFRNPKVVQAMDDVILFWLNKGVAGFRIDAVNHLFEDESLRDEPLSGKSTDPLSYEYTKHIYSRDLPEVLEMVQHWRKLLEDFSAKHPEKPTRIMMTEAYAGLTQLSDYYEDANGVRGSHLPFNFHFITDVKGDSDARDYVYNVEKWLIYMPRGHAANWVMGNHDNPRVASRFGSASVDAMNMLLMTLPGVAVTYNGEELGMEDYRDISWQDTVDPPARNVGEEHYKEVSRDPVRTPFQWSNEKNAGFSSAPKTWLPVHPNYLELNLEAQKAAHKSHYQVYKDLIELRKSAIMRLGRFNIEPISRWVFAFKRSYPNFETIITIINVSDKEQLVNLTEFLNRPKKLVVEVSGVNSNYQPGQPLAASALSLAAREGIVCRLV
- the LOC128262737 gene encoding maltase 2-like isoform X1 → MLAPLIQILLFSLLNSGSTMAGLVKSESEDFIDWWQHTVFYQIYPRSFKDSNGDGIGDLRGITSKLPYLADTGIRATWLSPIFQSPMVDFGYDISDYKQIQPEYGTMQDFDELIDTAYELGIKVILDFVPNHSSDQHEWFKKSAAREPGYEDFYVWEDGIVQENGTRVPPNNWPSVFYGSAWEWHEGRQQYYLHQFTKEQPDLNFRNPKVVQAMDDVILFWLNKGVAGFRIDAVNHLFEDESLRDEPLSGKSTDPLSYEYTKHIYSRDLPEVLEMVQHWRKLLEDFSAKHPEKPTRIMMTEAYAGLTQLSDYYEDANGVRGSHLPFNFHFITDVKGDSDARDYVYNVEKWLIYMPRGHAANWVMGNHDNPRVASRFGSASVDAMNMLLMTLPGVAVTYNGEELGMEDYRDISWQDTVDPPARNVGEEHYKEVSRDPVRTPFQWSNEKNAGFSSAPKTWLPVHPNYLELNLEAQKAAHKSHYQVYKDLIELRKSAIMRLGRFNIEPISRWVFAFKRSYPNFETIITIINVSDKEQLVNLTEFLNRPKKLVVEVSGVNSNYQPGDSIPVEATGLNLPPKSGYVLSERSSTVMSDNVPVFSEQRRALVKQLVKSANVILVALLVYNLWRHKWTKVNFNQHRL
- the LOC128262737 gene encoding maltase 2-like isoform X2 → MLAPLIQILLFSLLNSGSTMAGLVKSESEDFIDWWQHTVFYQIYPRSFKDSNGDGIGDLRGITSKLPYLADTGIRATWLSPIFQSPMVDFGYDISDYKQIQPEYGTMQDFDELIDTAYELGIKVILDFVPNHSSDQHEWFKKSAAREPGYEDFYVWEDGIVQENGTRVPPNNWPSVFYGSAWEWHEGRQQYYLHQFTKEQPDLNFRNPKVVQAMDDVILFWLNKGVAGFRIDAVNHLFEDESLRDEPLSGKSTDPLSYEYTKHIYSRDLPEVLEMVQHWRKLLEDFSAKHPEKPTRIMMTEAYAGLTQLSDYYEDANGVRGSHLPFNFHFITDVKGDSDARDYVYNVEKWLIYMPRGHAANWVMGNHDNPRVASRFGSASVDAMNMLLMTLPGVAVTYNGEELGMEDYRDISWQDTVDPPARNVGEEHYKEVSRDPVRTPFQWSNEKNAGFSSAPKTWLPVHPNYLELNLEAQKAAHKSHYQVYKDLIELRKSAIMRLGRFNIEPISRWVFAFKRSYPNFETIITIINVSDKEQLVNLTEFLNRPKKLVVEVSGVNSNYQPGDSIPVEATGLNLPPKSGYVLSERSSTVMSEQRRALVKQLVKSANVILVALLVYNLWRHKWTKVNFNQHRL